DNA sequence from the Methanocellales archaeon genome:
ATCGGTCGTCATGGTATTGCAGGCGAGAAGGCATCCGTTCTATCCCGGGCGGCTTTCGAGGTAACGGTAAATCACTTATTAGATGCCGCAATCCATGGGGATGTTGACGAATTGTCCGGTGTGACAGAAAATGTGATCGTTGGGCAGCCGATTCGACTGGGAACTGGAGATGTTGAACTTGTCTACAGGGGTGGCTGATAGAATATGAATATGGGTCGAGCACTTCAAGTCGTGGTAAAGACAGGCAAAGTCCTCATGGGTTCAAATGAGACCTTAGAAGCTGTTAAAAAGGGCACGGCAAAATTGGTGGTCCTTGCCTCAAACTGTCCAGCCCATGTAAGAGCAGAGATCGAAACTAAAGTTAAAACATTGGATTATCCTGATACAAGCGCTGATTTGGGGGCAACATGTGGTAAACCATATGCAGTAGCAGCACTTGCAGTGATAGATGTTGGGGAATCGGATATCTTGGCGGTGTTCAGATGAACGTTAAGATAACCTCGGAAGGTATACGTTATATAGCGCTATTTGAGAGTTTGACCGGTGCCGCTGTAAGAGATTGCATCGTTGATGACGAAAACGATCGCGTCATATTCGTGGTCAAAAAGGGTGACATGGGCATAGCTATCGGCAAGAACGGCAGTAACATAAATAGGGTAAAAAAATCAATAGGAAAGCACATCGAAATTGTCGAATACTCAGATGACGCTTGCGAATTCATTGCGAACATATTTCAACCGGCAATGATCAAAAAAGTGGACATATTGAGCAAAGAATCTAAGCGATTAGCTTATGTGTCAGTAGTGTCTAAGGACAAAGGGCTTGCAATTGGGCGTGATGGGAGAAACATACAAAAGGCAAAAATTTTGGCCCAAAGGCACCATAGCTTAGATGATGTAATAATAACATAGAATAGGTTGAAAAAGGTATACAATGAGCAAAGGGTTATATGCAGTCAGGAAATTAAAGAAGGATAGGCAAAAGTACCGGTGGAGTGATCGCGCCTATTCTCGAAGGATGCTTCGTGTGGGTCAAAAGGCCGATCCATTAGAGGGTGCTCCCCAAGCGAGAGGTATCGTACTCGAGAAGGTTGGGGTAGAGGCAAAACAACCCAATTCTGCTATCCGAAAATGCATCAGGATACAGCTGATCAAAAACGGACGTCAATTAACTGCTTTCTGTCCAGGCGATGGTGCAATCAATTTCATCGACGAGCATGACGAAGTCCTAGTTGAAGGAATAGGTGGAAGAATGGGCGGCTCTTACGGAGATATTCCAGGTGTTGGGTGGAAGGTTATCGCTGTAAACAACGTATCATTGCCAGAGATGGTGGCAGGGCGTAAGGAGAAACCGATAAGATGAGCAAGATATTTGGCAAATGGGATTTTTCTGATGTAAAAATTGATGATCTGGGTGTTAAGCAGTATATCAATCTGAACTCTATTTTGTTGCCTCACACGGGTGGAAAAGCCTTACAGCAGTTTAGTAAATCAAGAAGATCCATCATAGAACGTCTCATCAACAAGGTGATGCGAAGTGAGCATAACACCGGTAAAAAAACAAAAGCTTATAATATCGTTAAGGACGCATTTGACATTATCTACGCTAAAACCAAGGAAAATCCCATGCAATCCCTCATAAAAGCGATTGAAAATGCGGGCCCCAGGGAAGAGACCGTCCGCTTAAAATATGGCGGAATATCAGTTCCAAAAGCCGTAGATACCTCTTCACAGAGGAGAGTGGATCAGGCTTTGATGTTCATCGTACAGGGCGCTCAAAGAGCCTCATTCAAAAATAAGAGGAGCATAGAAGAGTGCCTTGCCTCTGAGATCATAGCTGCCTCAAAGTATGATGTGAAGTCTTTTTCGATCAGCAGGAAAGGTGAGAAAGAGCGGGTTGCGAAGGCAGCACGATGAACTCAAGGGTTCATGCTTTTATCATTGGAAGGGTTCAAGGAGTTTTCTTTAGGAGTTTTGTTGAATCAGAGGCGACATCCCTCGACATACGGGGTTGGGTGAGAAATCTAAGAGATGGCAGGGTTGAAGTTCTGGCCGAGGGCGATAAGGATGCTCTGGATGAATTGCTCAGGAGAATCAGGGAGGGCTCACCTAGGGCTCGGGTCGAGAAGGTCGATGTTATTTGGGAGGAATACGTTGGAGATCTGAAGGGGTTCAGAATCTTCTGGCTTTGATTTCATTTTGTAAAGCCTTATCCATTTTTAACCAATTAGGAAGCTGAAGAGACCTCCAATACCTAAGATAAACGTAGTAGCCGTATCGCCATGACCTCCATCCAGAGTAAAGGAACACCCACCGCCATTCTTTGTAAGGCCCCCATCCAACCTTCTATCCCGCCGAAGATGAATGCCAAGCCAAGAATTGCCGTCAACAAACCGGTTGTCAAGGAGTATGGGCGATAACTCGCCCATCTTTGGTCCTTCCTGGATCGTCTGGCAATTGCGAAAGGTGCGATGGAGAACCCCAATCCTACCAGCATGGCGCCCATTACGTGCAGCATGACCGATACGTTTACAGTGCTCGGCTCTGCGTGAAAAAGTCCCACAGCGATCCAGCCAACGCCTGACATTGCTATCGAAGCTGGACCTATCTTTGAACCTTCTTTTATGCCACGATGAAATCCTAATGAAAAAGCAATCATCAATGCCCCCAATAACATAAATCCTGCAGTGTTCATTATTATGGCATTTGGGCCCCCAACCTCTCCGAGCTCGCTCATGGGTTGCCTTAAATGGTTGTATCCGGGTCGAAGGAGCCCTATGACCATTAAAATAATGGTGTATAATATGGGGCCAACAATGCCGCAGATGGCCAGCATTCTTTGAACTGGTCGACTAGACATCTTTTTTCACCTTAGACTTCTGGAGTGTTATTAGTGCTATCCCTATTTATTATGCTTTTATATGGAATTATCTCACTTTCTGGGCCCCCTTTGCAATCGAAACGGGGATTGATTAATTATAATAAATATCTGTCAAACTAAATAAAAATATCAAATGCCGTGTTAATAAAATGCTAAACAATATTCAATATTCCAGCTACGGTTTCTTTACTTTATACTATGTACCGCATGCCCTATACAATATATGGGGCATATAAAAACTGAGATAAAATCATGAAGTTCCGACTAAGCGTTGGAGAAGGAGAATAATAAACTAGCAATGACAGTATCACACTTGTATCCCGAGTCCAAAAAGGATAAAGTGATATGAGGTAATACAATACTATTGGTAGGTTGACTTTAAATTTGGGGGATGTTGAACCATCGTTGTTTTTCACATAAATAATGGGGGCCCCTCTAAAAAAGAAGAGGTGAAAGAAATGGAGGATAAAAAACAATTGTCACCAGAAAATATTTCGGCACCGGGAGCCTCTTACTTTGAGCTGCAAGCTTATTGGGGCGTCACAAAACATATGGGGGGTTTAAAGGCTACAAGAGAGCTAATTGAGTTATGCCACATAAGTAAAGACAAATACGTCTTGGTTGTCGGTTGCGGCATTGGGACAACTCCTTGCTACATTGCAAAAAGATACGGTTGTAAAGTCGTGGGTATGGATCTTTCTGAAAGGATGGTTGACAGGTTTCACAAAAAGACGAAACGAGAGCGGGTTGAACATAGGGTTGAATGTATGGTGGCAGATGCACAAAATCTCCCCTTCGATGACGCAATTTTTGACGCGGTCCTTTGCGAGTCAGTCAATGCATTCGTAGAAGACAAACAGAGAGCAGCAAGCGAGTATATGCGAGTTACAAAGTCAGGGGGATACGTCGGGCTTAATGAGTGCATTTGGATGAAGGTACCACCTCCCGAGCTGGTCGAATATATATCTCGCATAATGGGTGCGGAGTTTCCGACTTGTAGCTGGAAAGAATTGTTGGAGGGACTGAGTGAGGTAGTAGCGAGAATTTATAAGGTTGGCATTATCAGTCAGTGGATTGACGAAGTTAGGCAGACGGATTTTTTAGATTTTTTAAGAGCATGGTGCAGGTTTCTCTTTCTGCTCCTAAAAAGTTCAGATTGCAGGAGGTTCTCAAAAGAAGCATTGGCTATGCCCAAGAGCATTTTCGGTTTGTTCGAATATTTTGGATACGAAATATGCGTTGGTAGGAAATAAAAGGGGTTTGTTCTATTGGGCTTCGCGAAGGTTCATGGGGGCTAAGTGGGGCTTTCCATAATATTTATGGGATTTGTGAGAAGTGTAAGATATTCTGATTTTGGAGGTTCAATCCTCGAAAATGAATAATTCGTCAATGGTCGTTTTTAAGGCTTTAGCAATATCGTGGGCTAATTTGAGCGAAGGATTGTACTTTCCTTTTTCCAAGAAGAGGATGGTCTCTCTCCGAGCTCCGACCATTTTGGCAAGATCCTCTTGGGTTAAATCGTACCGTGCTCTGAATTCCTTTATTCGGGTTTTCATTTTGTATCCCCCTTTCTTGCGAGGTATAGATAGGATGCCACAAAAACGAATCCTGAGACCAGTACCACAACTGCTGCAACATGATGACCTTCAAGCTCAATGTCCCATATGATTCCTGCGAGTAGATTGCTACCAACTGCACTCCAAATTGCGGCGATAAAGCCATAGTGTCCTGCTTTATAACTGACTTGCACCAACCGTTCGTCTGTAGCAGGCAATCCCTTATTTATATTTTTTAGCCTGTCCCACAATACAAAGGCCGCAAAAGCTACCAATGTTAAGGCTATCCCTATTGATGTTATATCACTTAATTCGATATTTCCTGCAGATTTTACGAAAAAGGCCAGCGTCACTAGTACTGCAAATGCTATCCCAATGCCTGCAAAAATTCCGAGTTTATCTTTCATATTTTTCCACCTCTTTTTATTTATGTTAGTTAATGACAACTTTTTATTAGATGTCAATAACTTTTTATTATCTATTTCTAACATTATGTTATGTATACATAACATGAGGTATTTATAGTTTTCTGCTCTTTGTACTGCATAATTTTTTGAGTAGACTTGAATATAGGGAAAGCTTTGGAAAGAGGAAACTCATGGCTGGAATAAATCATCCAATATAAAGAAACCTTCCATTTTTTATACACGTGCTGAAATCCGTCTCAGGAAAACTTTCATTTGCACTCCTTTCTGAATGTTTGAACTCTTTTAACCCCTTGGTAAATCTTTATTTATATTCAGAATTGATATATTCTGAAGAGGGTTGGTATGTGGGCGGAAAGAAAACACCGTCTTAAGTTTAACAATGGGGTGGAATTGAGGCAATATGTTTAAGAAATGTCCTGGCGTTAGGGATGTTTTGCGGCCAGATATAATAGTGAGAACATGTCCCTCTTGTGGGGATGATGTGGAGTTTTTTAGCGACGAGACAGAAGCAGATTGCCCCTCTTGTGGGAGAACGTTGCATAGGGATGCAACCCCTTCATGTGTCAGTTGGTGTGAGTATGCCTCAAAATGTATTGAAGACTTGGTGGAAAGAAAACTCATAACTCCATCTAGGGCGGAGGAACTTATGAAGATGGCAAAGAAGGCCAATAAATAGGTTGCTCGTCTTTTTGTATACTGGCTTATTCAAGCGTTTCTCTTTCGAATCCCGGTAATATTGATTTTATGGGAGCGATAAAGCACATAATTTTTTTTAAATATTTTAAGTAATTATCATACTTCAACGTGCAAAAATCTAAAGATACGCTA
Encoded proteins:
- a CDS encoding 30S ribosomal protein S12 → MSKGLYAVRKLKKDRQKYRWSDRAYSRRMLRVGQKADPLEGAPQARGIVLEKVGVEAKQPNSAIRKCIRIQLIKNGRQLTAFCPGDGAINFIDEHDEVLVEGIGGRMGGSYGDIPGVGWKVIAVNNVSLPEMVAGRKEKPIR
- a CDS encoding class I SAM-dependent methyltransferase — translated: MEDKKQLSPENISAPGASYFELQAYWGVTKHMGGLKATRELIELCHISKDKYVLVVGCGIGTTPCYIAKRYGCKVVGMDLSERMVDRFHKKTKRERVEHRVECMVADAQNLPFDDAIFDAVLCESVNAFVEDKQRAASEYMRVTKSGGYVGLNECIWMKVPPPELVEYISRIMGAEFPTCSWKELLEGLSEVVARIYKVGIISQWIDEVRQTDFLDFLRAWCRFLFLLLKSSDCRRFSKEALAMPKSIFGLFEYFGYEICVGRK
- a CDS encoding acylphosphatase, translated to MNSRVHAFIIGRVQGVFFRSFVESEATSLDIRGWVRNLRDGRVEVLAEGDKDALDELLRRIREGSPRARVEKVDVIWEEYVGDLKGFRIFWL
- a CDS encoding 30S ribosomal protein S7: MSKIFGKWDFSDVKIDDLGVKQYINLNSILLPHTGGKALQQFSKSRRSIIERLINKVMRSEHNTGKKTKAYNIVKDAFDIIYAKTKENPMQSLIKAIENAGPREETVRLKYGGISVPKAVDTSSQRRVDQALMFIVQGAQRASFKNKRSIEECLASEIIAASKYDVKSFSISRKGEKERVAKAAR
- a CDS encoding DUF998 domain-containing protein, translated to MSSRPVQRMLAICGIVGPILYTIILMVIGLLRPGYNHLRQPMSELGEVGGPNAIIMNTAGFMLLGALMIAFSLGFHRGIKEGSKIGPASIAMSGVGWIAVGLFHAEPSTVNVSVMLHVMGAMLVGLGFSIAPFAIARRSRKDQRWASYRPYSLTTGLLTAILGLAFIFGGIEGWMGALQRMAVGVPLLWMEVMAIRLLRLS
- a CDS encoding 50S ribosomal protein L30e, whose amino-acid sequence is MNMGRALQVVVKTGKVLMGSNETLEAVKKGTAKLVVLASNCPAHVRAEIETKVKTLDYPDTSADLGATCGKPYAVAALAVIDVGESDILAVFR
- a CDS encoding NusA-like transcription termination signal-binding factor, with protein sequence MNVKITSEGIRYIALFESLTGAAVRDCIVDDENDRVIFVVKKGDMGIAIGKNGSNINRVKKSIGKHIEIVEYSDDACEFIANIFQPAMIKKVDILSKESKRLAYVSVVSKDKGLAIGRDGRNIQKAKILAQRHHSLDDVIIT
- a CDS encoding helix-turn-helix transcriptional regulator, whose protein sequence is MKTRIKEFRARYDLTQEDLAKMVGARRETILFLEKGKYNPSLKLAHDIAKALKTTIDELFIFED